In Polyangiaceae bacterium, the DNA window ATGCACCAAAACGGAAATGCGGAAAGAGTTCCTCGTAACGTCGTCGTAATCGTTGAATGGCCTCTGTCGACGTCCACCCTGACAAGGTCGCGAGCAAGATGCGAAGGGCCTTGATTGCGGGCTCTTGTGGCAACCCCTCGAGCTGCGGTAACAGATACATTGCCATGGCTTCCGCACAACCATCCCCCGAAGCTTGCCGCCGACGCATGTAATGAATCATGTCGAGCGCAATGGCTGGGCCAATCGGGCGATGGGCAAACAGTCCGCTTTCGCTGAATAACCGAGTCATGGGCCCGACCGCCTCCTCGGGCAGCGGCGGACTCATGCCTTCTCGGCGCGCATGGTTTTGGAGCAGGCGCGCGTAGATCTCATCACTCGGAGCGTCGATATGAATGATTGCGAAACGTCGCTGCACTGCGTAGGATAGCCGAAATAGCGACGTCTTGTCCCACGTATTCATCGTCGCAAGGACACGGAATGTGGGCGGCACGCGATACGTATGGGTCTTGTCGGGTCCAATCGATACGACGGATCCGTCCTCGCGCTGCAATGCCGTGTCGATGGCATGTCCGGAGAGTACGGTCATCAATTCGCCGAATGCTCGATCGACATCGGCTCGGTTCAATTCGTCGATCACGAGCCATTGATATCGTTCAATCGCCCGAAGAAAAACGCCGGGCCGGAAAGCGAGCGTATTGTCCTTCTGCAAGGCATATCCACCCACGGTATCGAATGTCGTCCAATCGGCGGAAGCCGTCGCCATGAATGAGCCCGCGCAATAACCATCGCTTGCCGCAGCCTTGGCAAGCGCCTTTGCCATTTCTGTTTTTCCCGTACCTGGCGGTCCAACGAAAAGAATGTGCTTGCCCGCCGATAGCGCCGCGCACGCTTGCGCCATGACACCATCGGGAAGTTCGAGATGTTGTGTGAACGATGCGCATCCTTCGGGCGTCAAGTCGAGTTTCGTGTCATCCCACGCAGAGGGTGCAATGGCGGTATGTTGATCCGGTTTCGTCGCGACATTATTCAACAGCGGATCGTCACCAATCACATCGCCATCGTCCTCATTGCCCTCCGACTCCTGGATCGTAGGCGATAAACCCCGCTCGGCGAGGATTTCATCGAGCCGCGCTTGAATCGTCATAACTTCATCAGCATGGTCGGCGAGCAGTTCTCGGCCGAAATCAGTCAATTCGTCACCGTCGTCATGTCTGTCCGTTGCGCCCAGCGACAGCAGCCAATTTCGACGAAACGCAACCTGGTTCGCCGTTTTCCAATCCTTGCCAATCAGTGCCGGAAGCAAGTCGCGAAGTGCAGCGGTTCCTGCGCGTCGAAGTGCTTTGATGATGACGAGAAGGTCGAGCACTCCCGTATATACCGAATGAAGCCGGTTGAAGAGCTCCTTGGATTGCCGCGACACGAGGTACGTTTCACCGTCCGCAGTGAGTGCAAACTGCTCATCGCGGAATTGTAAAAAGCCGAGATACAGGAGCAGGTTGATGTATCCGCTGCGCGCTGTCGATCCCGTGACCTCGTACCGATTCGTGAAAATTGCATGCAGAGCAATCTCCGAAATGGGCCCGGCTTGCAATTCTTCAAGCAAGGCCTCGAGCGTGCGTTTATATTGACGTACTCCACCCGGCAGCGGCCAAATGCCGTCCTTGCGCGGGCTTGCGGGCGACGGAATCGATTTTACTGGCGTATGGGATAAGCCGTTCGTCCCCTGAGTCGTCGAGTTTTTGATCGCCACTTTCTCGATATCGAATGGCGGCTTTCCGACGACGCCTCCTTGATCACCTCGAACGAAGAATGGCAATTTCAGCAGCGCGAGATGTACGAGCCGCTTGAATCCTTCTCCCGCAGATGGTTCAACATTACCACTCGGCAACTGGACAGAGAATGCTTCGACATACCAGGGCGATGTTCGAGGCAATTTCGCCCGTTCTACCGCAGCTTGAAGCGGATACGCAATACGCGTCATGACTTCGTCGGCGTTTTCGCCTCCGCGCTTGAATGGCGCAAAGGCTGCCGTGATTTGAGCGGTTTCGCCGTCGGCATGCCCGCGAATACGTAGGGCCACGGTGATCCACCCGATTTCTTGTCCCGTCGCAGCAACCGTCGTGCGGATGCCCGTCAGATCGCGGTAACTGCTTCCTCTTGGCCACCAGGCGACACTCAAAAGCAGTTCTGTGCTTCCACCTGGCCAGGTGCAACGCGCGCGTACAGCACCTGGCAATGGACCGTCGGCACTTTCGTCGAGCCCCTCGAGTCCGCGAGCTGGCCAGCGTGCCGAGGGCAATCGTTCGACTTGCACCTCGACGGGCACGCCCTCGACCGTGATGGTCGTCGGCGCTGCGGCGTCGAGCACCGTCCTTATGGCGCGCAGCGCGATACGGTTTGCATCAGGTCGGTGCACGGCCGATTCGTCATGGGACTCTTTGAGCATGGGAATTCGGGCAAGGTACTACGAACGGGCGGCGATTGGGAAGGATTGTGCTCCGTTGCGATCAGATGCGTCGCTCACCC includes these proteins:
- a CDS encoding AAA family ATPase produces the protein MHRPDANRIALRAIRTVLDAAAPTTITVEGVPVEVQVERLPSARWPARGLEGLDESADGPLPGAVRARCTWPGGSTELLLSVAWWPRGSSYRDLTGIRTTVAATGQEIGWITVALRIRGHADGETAQITAAFAPFKRGGENADEVMTRIAYPLQAAVERAKLPRTSPWYVEAFSVQLPSGNVEPSAGEGFKRLVHLALLKLPFFVRGDQGGVVGKPPFDIEKVAIKNSTTQGTNGLSHTPVKSIPSPASPRKDGIWPLPGGVRQYKRTLEALLEELQAGPISEIALHAIFTNRYEVTGSTARSGYINLLLYLGFLQFRDEQFALTADGETYLVSRQSKELFNRLHSVYTGVLDLLVIIKALRRAGTAALRDLLPALIGKDWKTANQVAFRRNWLLSLGATDRHDDGDELTDFGRELLADHADEVMTIQARLDEILAERGLSPTIQESEGNEDDGDVIGDDPLLNNVATKPDQHTAIAPSAWDDTKLDLTPEGCASFTQHLELPDGVMAQACAALSAGKHILFVGPPGTGKTEMAKALAKAAASDGYCAGSFMATASADWTTFDTVGGYALQKDNTLAFRPGVFLRAIERYQWLVIDELNRADVDRAFGELMTVLSGHAIDTALQREDGSVVSIGPDKTHTYRVPPTFRVLATMNTWDKTSLFRLSYAVQRRFAIIHIDAPSDEIYARLLQNHARREGMSPPLPEEAVGPMTRLFSESGLFAHRPIGPAIALDMIHYMRRRQASGDGCAEAMAMYLLPQLEGLPQEPAIKALRILLATLSGWTSTEAIQRLRRRYEELFPHFRFGAS